The following DNA comes from Tunturibacter psychrotolerans.
CCCCCTCCTTCATGTGCTTCAGCGCCGCCTGCGTTGCAACGAACACTCCGCGAACATTGATAGCGATCACGCGGTCCATCTCCTCAAGCGTGGTCTCCTCGAATGTCTTCGGAATGGCCGTTCCGGCGTTGTTCACAAGCACATCAAGTCGGCCCAGGGTTGCGACAGTCTTTTCAACCGCAGCCTTCACGGCGGCGGCATCGGCTGCGTCCGCCTGTATCGCGATCGCCTTTCGGCCGGTGCTTTCAATCTCTTTGACGACTGCCTGAGCCGCTTCCGCACCTTTCGTGTAGGTGATAGCTATATTCGCTCCATCGGCCGCCAGACGCTTAGCGATTCCAGCCCCAATACCGCGTGAGCCGCCCGTGACCAGTGCTACTTTGTTGTTTAACTTCGACATGAAATCTCCTTTGTATTTCTATAAACGCATCACCGGTCTGCTGATTCAGCGACCTGCTCTCTGTTTTCAAAGCAGCTATCTGATGTGTGATCGCGGCAAGTCGATGTGATAATTCGGGGAATATGAGCCATTCCACATAGGAATGAATCGGTTTGAAACGAGAAGGTAGCTCTAAGATCGTCGCGAAGGTCAACGATCGGCTCTGACCGAAGATAAATTTCCTTTCCTCTTCACCACCAATAGACAGACGGATCATCTGATAAAAGCCTCGTGAATCCTATTCCGGAAAAATACAATCCATTCCATAACGGAATAGGGAGGTTCGTGTGGACAAATTTGACGCAATGCAGGTGTTCGTCCGGGTGATTGAAAAAGGGAGCTTCTCTGCTGTCGCGAAAGAACGTGGCATCGGTCAGCCTGCCGTTAGCAAACAGATCTCCGCCCTCGAAGACGAGCTCGGCACCGAGCTGATTCACCGCACCTCTCGTTCCATCTCATTAACTGAGGCCGGTCGTGACTTCTTCGAGTCTTCTTTGCGCATTCTCGACGACTTTGAAAGCGCAACCTCACGAATCGGTCGAGGCCAGACCGCGCCGAAGGGTCTTATCCGAATTACCGTCCCTCCCACCTTTGCCCGTCTCCACATGGTGTCGAAACTCCCAGCGTTTTTCGCCGCCTACCCCGACATGGCAGTCGAGATGGCCGCGTCCGAGAGTCCCACAACCATCGTCGAAGACGGGTTCGATCTCGCTATCCACTCAGGCGATCTGCCAGACTCTACTCTGGTCGCACGAAGATTTGCTCAGACGATCATCATTCTCGTTGCCACTCCTCAATACCTCACACGCTACGGCGCCCCGGAGTCGCCAGAAGATCTCGGCAACCATCGAGGGATCGTCTTCACCGAACGCGGCACGGTGAAGCCTTGGAGCTTTGGCTCTGGACAAAACGCGAAGCGCGTTATCCCGAACGGCGTCTTTCGAACCAGCGATATCGAACAGATGAGGATGGGTGTCCTTGAGCACCTTGGGATCGCCCAGGCACCCGCGTGGCTCTTCGCTGCAGAGCTCAGAGAAGGTACTGTCATCCGACTTCTCACGCCCTTTGAGCGAACGGTCCCAATCCTGGCCGTCAGGCCGGCTAGCCGCCGTATCTCGACCAAAGTACGCGTCTTCATCGAGCATCTTGAGAAGACGTTCGCTCTTTGTTCCCAGTTCAACCCGCGATCCAGCGAATCCACAACATCTGCTCCTTCACCGAGCAGAACCTCTCGCATCGCAGTAAAGTAGCTCTATCTCTCAAGGAGTCTTTGTGAAGCCAGCGAATCGAATCGCCTCCACCTTCCTGCTCGTCACACTCACCACCCTCGCCGCGTCGGCGCAGACCCCAGCCCAGGCGCCTCCTCCCCTGATCGGCTCAATCGCAACGAAAAGCGACTGGCCCCAGGCCAAACCAGACGACGTCAAATCCCCCGAGGCAATCCTCAACGCCGTCTACACCGTCATCTCCGGCCCCAAGGAACAGCAGCGAGACTGGGACCGCATGCGCTCCCTCTTTGTTCCCGACGCGCGGCTCATCCCGGTAACCAGCTCTCCAACTACAGGTCACGCTGACGTGGTCGTTCTCACCATTGATGGCTATATCGCCCGCAGCCAGGCTCGCATG
Coding sequences within:
- a CDS encoding LysR family transcriptional regulator, whose amino-acid sequence is MDKFDAMQVFVRVIEKGSFSAVAKERGIGQPAVSKQISALEDELGTELIHRTSRSISLTEAGRDFFESSLRILDDFESATSRIGRGQTAPKGLIRITVPPTFARLHMVSKLPAFFAAYPDMAVEMAASESPTTIVEDGFDLAIHSGDLPDSTLVARRFAQTIIILVATPQYLTRYGAPESPEDLGNHRGIVFTERGTVKPWSFGSGQNAKRVIPNGVFRTSDIEQMRMGVLEHLGIAQAPAWLFAAELREGTVIRLLTPFERTVPILAVRPASRRISTKVRVFIEHLEKTFALCSQFNPRSSESTTSAPSPSRTSRIAVK
- a CDS encoding nuclear transport factor 2 family protein yields the protein MKPANRIASTFLLVTLTTLAASAQTPAQAPPPLIGSIATKSDWPQAKPDDVKSPEAILNAVYTVISGPKEQQRDWDRMRSLFVPDARLIPVTSSPTTGHADVVVLTIDGYIARSQARMAANGFFERSIHNEIEQFGDIVQIWSTYESRHNPADPTPFARGINSFQLLKDGDRYWIVNIFWDTESPTNPIPAKYLPK
- a CDS encoding 3-oxoacyl-ACP reductase family protein, with product MSKLNNKVALVTGGSRGIGAGIAKRLAADGANIAITYTKGAEAAQAVVKEIESTGRKAIAIQADAADAAAVKAAVEKTVATLGRLDVLVNNAGTAIPKTFEETTLEEMDRVIAINVRGVFVATQAALKHMKEGGRIITIGSCVGERMMTPGLVSYSATKGAVKMFTQGLSREVGGRGITVNNVQPGPIDTDLNPAAGDWAEPQVAATALKRYGHVDEVSALVSFVASPEASYITGANLTVDGGTNA